Proteins encoded in a region of the Thermodesulfobacteriota bacterium genome:
- a CDS encoding DUF3341 domain-containing protein, whose amino-acid sequence MPGKMVYKDKDAFLEGLRTAVRDGVPPDRIRTITPFDVPEAERILSRGRSKVRFFALLGAASGTAAGFAFTILTSLSWPLIVGGKPIVSIPPFIIIAFALTILFGALSTFAGFLLLAGLPSPRAIRSDEDHGNRFVILVEEEEPR is encoded by the coding sequence ATGCCGGGGAAGATGGTCTACAAGGACAAGGACGCGTTCCTCGAGGGGCTGCGGACGGCGGTCCGGGACGGAGTGCCGCCGGACCGGATCCGGACGATCACGCCGTTCGACGTCCCGGAGGCCGAACGCATCCTCTCCCGCGGCCGGTCGAAGGTCCGGTTCTTCGCGCTCCTCGGCGCCGCGTCGGGCACGGCGGCGGGCTTCGCCTTCACCATCCTCACCTCGCTGAGCTGGCCGCTCATCGTCGGGGGGAAGCCCATCGTGTCGATCCCCCCCTTCATCATCATCGCGTTCGCCCTGACGATCCTGTTCGGCGCGCTCTCCACGTTCGCGGGCTTCCTTCTCCTGGCCGGGCTCCCGAGCCCGCGCGCCATCCGGTCGGACGAGGATCACGGGAACCGGTTCGTCATCCTCGTCGAAGAGGAGGAGCCGCGATGA
- the nrfD gene encoding NrfD/PsrC family molybdoenzyme membrane anchor subunit, which yields MNRGEGGMETPDRYAKAERDILAAMGKPGKAWLAGAGFAAVLMLIGGVLWAYQIREGLGVAGYTHPVNWAVYITNFVFWVGIAHSGTLISAVLFLFRAKFRTSFNRAAEAMTVFALMVAGLFPIVHLGRSWVFYYLLPYPNQRQLWVNFRSPLIWDVFAVGTYFTVSLVFFYVGMIPDFAVAQRWKEGIRKKVYKVLSLGWKGTDRQWRHYAMLYLFLAAFATPLVASVHSVVSWDFAMSILPGWHTTIFAPYFVAGAIFSGTAMVITLVIPLRKALNLQEYVTDDHFESIAKIMLFTSLIVTYSYIVEFGLAWYGENPFETEAFRYRIAGNFRYLAWAMIFCNSLVPLTLFVRKLRRNMAYLLIVSLLVNVGMWLERFVIIVTSLAHDYDPYVWGTYSPTFVEVGISLGSFGMFFLLYLLFVKNLPVLSITEIKEHL from the coding sequence GTGAACCGGGGCGAGGGCGGCATGGAAACTCCGGACCGGTACGCCAAGGCGGAACGGGACATCCTGGCGGCGATGGGGAAGCCGGGAAAGGCATGGCTCGCCGGCGCAGGCTTCGCGGCCGTGCTGATGCTCATCGGCGGGGTCCTATGGGCATACCAGATCCGGGAGGGGCTGGGCGTCGCCGGGTACACCCATCCCGTGAACTGGGCGGTCTACATCACGAACTTCGTCTTCTGGGTGGGGATCGCCCACTCCGGCACGCTCATCTCCGCGGTGCTGTTCCTGTTCCGCGCGAAGTTCCGCACGAGCTTCAACCGCGCCGCGGAGGCGATGACCGTGTTCGCCCTCATGGTCGCCGGGCTGTTCCCCATCGTCCACCTGGGGAGGTCGTGGGTGTTCTACTACCTCCTCCCCTACCCGAACCAGCGGCAGCTCTGGGTCAACTTCCGCTCCCCGCTGATCTGGGACGTCTTCGCCGTGGGCACCTATTTCACGGTGAGCCTCGTTTTCTTCTACGTCGGGATGATCCCCGACTTCGCCGTCGCGCAGCGGTGGAAGGAAGGGATACGGAAGAAGGTCTACAAGGTCCTCTCCCTCGGCTGGAAGGGCACGGACCGGCAGTGGCGGCACTACGCGATGCTCTACCTGTTCCTGGCCGCCTTCGCCACGCCTCTGGTGGCGTCCGTCCATTCCGTGGTCTCGTGGGACTTCGCCATGAGCATCCTGCCGGGGTGGCACACCACGATCTTCGCCCCGTACTTCGTCGCCGGCGCGATCTTCTCCGGGACCGCCATGGTCATCACCCTCGTGATCCCGCTGCGGAAGGCGCTGAACCTCCAGGAGTACGTCACCGACGACCACTTCGAGAGCATCGCGAAGATCATGCTCTTCACCTCCCTCATCGTGACCTACTCCTACATCGTCGAGTTCGGCCTCGCGTGGTACGGCGAGAACCCGTTCGAGACGGAGGCCTTCCGCTACCGCATCGCGGGGAACTTCCGGTACCTCGCCTGGGCGATGATCTTCTGCAACTCGCTCGTTCCGCTGACGCTGTTCGTCCGGAAACTCCGGAGGAACATGGCGTATCTTTTGATCGTCTCCCTGCTGGTGAACGTGGGGATGTGGCTGGAGCGTTTCGTGATCATCGTGACATCCCTGGCGCACGACTACGACCCGTACGTCTGGGGGACGTATTCACCCACCTTCGTCGAGGTGGGGATCTCCCTCGGGAGCTTCGGGATGTTCTTCCTGCTGTACCTGCTCTTCGTGAAGAACCTGCCCGTACTCTCCATCACGGAAATAAAGGAACACCTCTGA